A DNA window from Hordeum vulgare subsp. vulgare chromosome 1H, MorexV3_pseudomolecules_assembly, whole genome shotgun sequence contains the following coding sequences:
- the LOC123440724 gene encoding probable protein phosphatase 2C 48 isoform X1 — protein MRQLSSLLQGLARSMALGKERKEEGQGTVLRTSGTLWGEGSETFAAVWSRRGEKGTNQDCSVVWEGFGCQEDTIFCGIFDGHGQWGHYVSKAVRDSLPPSLLCRWQEAVALTSLIDGEKKLGDCQFDLWKQSYLAAAAAVDEELRRSRRLDAVNSGSTALSIVKKGDTMVIANVGDSRAVLGTMSDDGSIAAVQLTIDFKPNLPQEKARIVQCKGRVYCHDDEPGMHRVWLPDREAPGLAMSRAFGDYCVKDYGVISAPEVTQRRINARDQFVILATDGVNGAPSRVSSSSMRCLCLGNWHDSAILQHHLMMEDFVRQVWDVISNEEAVQIVAGTPDREKAAKRLVQCAVRAWRRKRRGYAVDDCSAICLFFHSPPS, from the exons ATGCGGCAGCTCTCGTCGCTGCTGCAGGGCCTGGCCCGATCGATGGCCCTggggaaggagaggaaggaggaggggcagGGGACGGTGCTGCGGACGTCGGGGACGCTGTGGGGCGAGGGCTCCGAGACCTTCGCCGCCGTCTGGTCTCGCCGTGGCGAGAAGGGCACCAACCAGGACTGCTCCGTCGTCTGGGAG GGATTCGGATGCCAAGAGGACACCATCTTCTGCGGCATCTTCGACGGCCACGGCCAATGGGGTCACTACGTCTCCAAGGCCGTCCGGGACTCGCTGCCGCCGTCGCTGCTGTGCCGCTGGCAGGAGGCCGTAGCGCTGACGTCGCTCATCGACGGCGAGAAGAAGCTCGGCGACTGCCAGTTCGACCTCTGGAAACAGTCCTACctggccgccgccgctgctgtcgACGAAGAACTCCGCCGCAGCCGCCGCCTAGACGCGGTCAACAGCGGTTCCACGGCATTGTCAATCGTCAAGAAGGGTGACACGATGGTGATCGCCAACGTCGGCGACTCGCGAGCTGTTCTGGGGACCATGTCGGACGACGGCAGCATCGCGGCCGTTCAGCTAACCATCGACTTCAAGCCCAACCTGCCTC AGGAGAAGGCGCGCATCGTGCAGTGCAAGGGCCGCGTTTACTGCCACGACGACGAGCCCGGCATGCACCGGGTGTGGCTGCCGGATCGGGAGGCGCCGGGGCTGGCCATGTCGCGTGCGTTCGGCGACTACTGCGTCAAGGATTACGGCGTgatctcggcgccggaggtgacgCAGAGGAGGATCAACGCACGGGACCAGTTCGTGATCCTGGCTACCGACGGGGTAAATGGAGCTCCCTCTCGTGTCTCGTCCAGCTCCATGCGTTGTTTATGCCTAGGCAATTGGCACGATTCTGCTATACTACAGCATCATCTGATGATGGAAGACTTTGTCCGGCAGGTTTGGGACGTGATCTCCAACGAAGAGGCGGTGCAGATCGTGGCTGGCACGCCGGACAGGGAGAAGGCGGCGAAGCGGCTGGTCCAGTGCGCCGTCCGTGCGTGGAGGCGCAAGCGGCGGGGCTACGCCGTGGACGACTGCTCGGCGATCTGCCTCTTCTTCCACTCGCCGCCATCCTAG
- the LOC123440724 gene encoding probable protein phosphatase 2C 48 isoform X2 encodes MRQLSSLLQGLARSMALGKERKEEGQGTVLRTSGTLWGEGSETFAAVWSRRGEKGTNQDCSVVWEGFGCQEDTIFCGIFDGHGQWGHYVSKAVRDSLPPSLLCRWQEAVALTSLIDGEKKLGDCQFDLWKQSYLAAAAAVDEELRRSRRLDAVNSGSTALSIVKKGDTMVIANVGDSRAVLGTMSDDGSIAAVQLTIDFKPNLPQEKARIVQCKGRVYCHDDEPGMHRVWLPDREAPGLAMSRAFGDYCVKDYGVISAPEVTQRRINARDQFVILATDGVWDVISNEEAVQIVAGTPDREKAAKRLVQCAVRAWRRKRRGYAVDDCSAICLFFHSPPS; translated from the exons ATGCGGCAGCTCTCGTCGCTGCTGCAGGGCCTGGCCCGATCGATGGCCCTggggaaggagaggaaggaggaggggcagGGGACGGTGCTGCGGACGTCGGGGACGCTGTGGGGCGAGGGCTCCGAGACCTTCGCCGCCGTCTGGTCTCGCCGTGGCGAGAAGGGCACCAACCAGGACTGCTCCGTCGTCTGGGAG GGATTCGGATGCCAAGAGGACACCATCTTCTGCGGCATCTTCGACGGCCACGGCCAATGGGGTCACTACGTCTCCAAGGCCGTCCGGGACTCGCTGCCGCCGTCGCTGCTGTGCCGCTGGCAGGAGGCCGTAGCGCTGACGTCGCTCATCGACGGCGAGAAGAAGCTCGGCGACTGCCAGTTCGACCTCTGGAAACAGTCCTACctggccgccgccgctgctgtcgACGAAGAACTCCGCCGCAGCCGCCGCCTAGACGCGGTCAACAGCGGTTCCACGGCATTGTCAATCGTCAAGAAGGGTGACACGATGGTGATCGCCAACGTCGGCGACTCGCGAGCTGTTCTGGGGACCATGTCGGACGACGGCAGCATCGCGGCCGTTCAGCTAACCATCGACTTCAAGCCCAACCTGCCTC AGGAGAAGGCGCGCATCGTGCAGTGCAAGGGCCGCGTTTACTGCCACGACGACGAGCCCGGCATGCACCGGGTGTGGCTGCCGGATCGGGAGGCGCCGGGGCTGGCCATGTCGCGTGCGTTCGGCGACTACTGCGTCAAGGATTACGGCGTgatctcggcgccggaggtgacgCAGAGGAGGATCAACGCACGGGACCAGTTCGTGATCCTGGCTACCGACGGG GTTTGGGACGTGATCTCCAACGAAGAGGCGGTGCAGATCGTGGCTGGCACGCCGGACAGGGAGAAGGCGGCGAAGCGGCTGGTCCAGTGCGCCGTCCGTGCGTGGAGGCGCAAGCGGCGGGGCTACGCCGTGGACGACTGCTCGGCGATCTGCCTCTTCTTCCACTCGCCGCCATCCTAG
- the LOC123440740 gene encoding uncharacterized protein LOC123440740, whose amino-acid sequence MRGIASAGTLHPRPSAAVRSKSNAADRPTLHRRPTLHLRRSPENSLPSIRRSGRLMPPLTAAALATSSGAESFSELASADDFAAIASPDGHISVIGFGSLLSERSARSTFPELEGFRVAALRGFRRVFAHAAPIFFERGIAIEATKEFSSLSVEHCEGEMIVVTVFEIKEEEVPAFIERELEFRFLAVVPEGLDGVPFPNQAVVCARYSDEEYFRVRCKGSKEIYNQHYGRYNIDKIWRDDILPCRLYLRHCVLAAKNLGEAAYSNFLDHTYLGDRRTTIREYLATTGAGIMEEEPPEMLKSRYGG is encoded by the exons ATGCGCGGCATCGCCTCCGCCGGAACGCTCCACCCCAGGCCATCTGCGGCTGTCCGATCAAAATCCAACGCGGCAGACCGCCCCACCCTCCACCGACGACCCACCCTCCACCTCCGGCGGTCACCGGAAAACTCTCTGCCGTCCATCCGCCGCAGCGGCCGCCTCATGCCTCCTCTTACCGCGGCCGCCCTGGCCACCAGCAGCGGCGCCGAATCCTTCAGCGAGCTGGCCTCTGCCGACGATTTCGCGGCCATCGCATCTCCCGACGGCCACATCTCCGTCATCGGCTTCGGCTCCCTTCTCTCCG AGCGGAGCGCGAGGAGCACGTTCCCGGAGCTGGAGGGGTTCCGTGTGGCGGCGCTGCGCGGGTTCCGGCGCGTCTTCGCCCACGCCGCCCCAATATTCTTCGAGCGCGGCATCGCCATTGAGGCCACTAAG GAGTTCTCAAGCTTAAGCGTGGAGCACTGCGAGGGCGAAATGATAGTTGTCACTGTGtttgaaatcaaggaggaggag GTGCCAGCATTCATTGAGAGGGAGCTCGAGTTCAGATTTCTTGCG GTGGTCCCTGAAGGGCTGGACGGAGTGCCTTTTCCAAATCAAGCT GTTGTCTGTGCACGCTATAGTGATGAAGAGTATTTCCGAGTGAGATGCAAAG GAAGCAAAGAGATATATAATCAGCACTATGGACGATACAACATTGATAAAATATGGAGGGATGATATTTTGCCCTGTCGTCTATATCTCAGGCACTG TGTTCTTGCCGCCAAGAATCTGGGAGAAGCAGCATATAGCAACTTCTTGGACCACACCTATCTGGGTGACCGGAGAACCACGATAAGGGAATACTTGGCCACGACCGGAGCTGGCATCATGGAAGAGGAGCCACCGGAGATGCTAAAAAGCCGCTATGGCGGCTAA